Genomic DNA from Pelodiscus sinensis isolate JC-2024 unplaced genomic scaffold, ASM4963464v1 ctg185, whole genome shotgun sequence:
TCGGGGTTAGCTTGCGGAACATCCTGCCACTTGATTAGGCTGCTTGTTAATTTCATGAGCTCCTCTAACCGGCTCTAATGAATCAACTAATGGTGAGGAACGTGCTTCTCTGGGCCGCAAAAAGCTATTCAAAGGGATAGCCTGGGGAACGCCCTGCCACTGGGACCATggcccggcgccccccccgccTGCGAGGGCCGGCCCAGTGCATGCCGATGCCCGTGAGGGCCGCTCCGTTGTGGTGCCCGGTGATGAAGTCCAGGAACTCGACGGGCTCCTCGGGGATGGCGTTGAAGCTGACCCCGTAGGGCTGGCCGAAGAAGAAGATGCGGCCCTTGTTGGTGGAGATGATGAGCTGGTAGATGTAGGTGGAGTGTTTGCCGGAGACCTGCGTGATCCGCTCGCCCCGCAGCAGGCTCACCTCGTGCTTCGTCCCCCGCTCGCCCCCGAACGCCTGGCCCCAGGTGTAGGCAAACTGGAGCTGGatgctgggggaaggagcagagcgGGGTGAGAGCGGCCCCCCGAAATCTGCATAGAGCCCCCTAAACCAGTGACCCTCCCCCaatccctctctgcccccaaaccACCAACTCCCcaatccctctctccccccaaaccACCAACCCCCCCaatccctctctgcccccaaaccACCAACCCCCCAatctctctctgcccccaaaccaccaaccccccccatctctctctgaCCCCAAACCACAGacccactgtgacgtagtggggggtaccttgctggggctgtggtgacctctgctgtctgtagcaggaCCCAGcaaggcggggggcggggagtcattatgcaaagggggctccaaaccggtctgaccagccaccccccagggagggaaacaaaggaaggtggatgccgccctggctggggggcagggctggaagagagttactTTTCTGGCTggggagacagcctagggaagggaagggggctggaatttaggggcccagtctcccccatatcaaggggggctgaggcatcctaggcctgccctggaaccagattccatctgtgctgggctgtatcctggagaagcaataaactcccctgttctaccggctgggggagtctgtccgtgccatacgggggtgcaggagtcgggggaccccaacgtgccgtcacccccccaatccctctctcccctctctgcctcccaaCCACCCATGCTCCGAATCTCAACCTTCCTTTATGCCCCCAAAACCACCGCCCCACCCCTGgactccccagcccctgctctgccccccaccacaaTGCTCCTTCAGCCGCGCCCCCCTTCCAATCCCTTCCCCACTGTCCTCTCTCCTCCACACCCTGACTCTGCCCCCACGGCCGCCGCCCACGCACCCGGCGATGTAGCTGCAGGAGTACTCCCAGACCCGCAGGGCTGTGATGACGCCCCGTCGGTGCAGCCCCGAGTAGGAGAACGGGGTCCCCGAGCCGGAGCCGTACTCCCCCGAGAAGGAGTGTCGCTTGTGGCCTGGCAGAGAAAGAAAGAGTGAAaccggggcagagggcaggagctgcagggcggagtggggggaccagtgggggtggcgggggctgtggggcagagtggggggaccAGCGGGGCAGGAGctatggggtggagtggggggaccggtggggtgggggctgcaggacGGAGTGGGGGGACCAGCGGGGGGaacgggggcagcggggcagagtggggggaccagcgggggggtgagggctgcagggcagagtgggggttccggcaggggggggcaggggctgcagggcggagTGGGGGTTCCggcagggggggggcaggggctgcagggcggagtgggggtccagcaggggggcgggggctgcagggcggagtgggggtccagcaggggggcgggggctgcagggcggagggggggttccggcgggggggcgggggatgcagggcggagggggggtccaacaggggggcaggggctgcagggcggagTGGGGGTTCCGGCggagggtgggggctgcagggcggagggggggtccggcgggggggcgggggctgcagggcggagtgggggttctggcgggggagcaggggctgcagggcggagggggggtccagcgggaggggccgcagggcagagtgggggtccggcgggggggccgcagggcggagtgggggtccggcgggggggccgcagggcggagtgggggtccggcgggggggccgcagggcggagtgggggtctggcgggggggccgcagggcggagtgggggtctggtgggggggcgggggctgcagggcggagtgggggtccggcgggggggcgggggctgcagggcggagtgggggtccggcggggggggcgggggctgcagggcggagTGGGGGTCCGGCAGGGGGGTCGCAGGGCGGAGTGGGGGTccggcgggggggctgcagggcggagTGGGGGTCCGGCGGGGGGGTCGCAGGGCGGAGTGGGGGTCCGGCAGGGGGGTCGCAGGGCGGAGTGGGGGTCCGGCGGGGGGGCCGCAGGGCGGAGTGGGGgtctggcggggggggcgggggctgcagggcggagtgggggtccggcgggggggcgggggctgcagggcggagTGGGGGTCCGGCGGGGGGGTCGCAGGGCGGAGTGGGGGTccggcgggggggctgcagggcggagTGGGGGTCCGGCGGGGGGGTCGCAGGGCAGAGTGGGGGTCCGGCGGGGGGGCCGCAGGGCGGAGTGGGGGTCCGGCAGGGGGGGTCTGTTCACCTGTGCGCTCGGCGGCCGAgtgccccagcagggccaggctgaCCAGCAGGACTTGCAGCAGCATCCTGTGAGGGCCACGCGACAGGCTGAGCGCCCCACgtcaccccccagccagcccagcccccgccccaccgcCGGGGTGCTCCCAGGGGTCTCCCAAGCAGATTCTCCCCccgaggcagggctgccccacacCTTGGCCCATCCCGCAGCCGGGGGCAGCTCCGGGCAGACAGGCGCTGCGGGGAAAGCCAGGGCGCGGGCGCAggaccagagctggagctggagccggagccggagccggagccggggcAGGGGCGGGAAGTGGCTCGGAGTCAGGGGCAAAGGCTCCAATCTGGTGCccggagcagagctggccggggtgGGACAgccaggggccggggccggggccggggccggggccggggccggggcaggggccggggccggggccggggcaggggcaggggcaggggcaggggccggggccggggccgggggccgggggccggggcagggggcagggggccgggggccggggccggggccggggccggggcaggggcaggggcaggggccggggccggggccggggcaggggcaggggccggggccggggcaggggtaggggcaggggcagggggccagggcaggggcaggggcaggggcaggggtaggggcaggggcagggggccagggcaggggcaggggcaggggcaggggcaggggcagggggccagggcaggggcaggggcaggggcaggggccgggggccaggggcaggggcaggggccggggccggggccgggggccaggggcaggggccggggccggggcagggggccggggcaggggcaggggccggggccggggccggggcaggggcatgggcaggggccggggcagggggccggggcaCTCACGTGAACCAGGGcaagcccggggcagaggagaGAAGGGGCGCGCGGCGGAGCAGCCGGGAGCCGGGCCAGGCGGTGGGTCCGGGTGCAGCGGTGCCGGGCGTGCGCCCCACTTAACAGGAGCAGCCCCCCCGTCcacgcccccccccgcaccgatACCCATCTCTTGCACCAGCCCCTTATCAGCTCCGCGGCCCCCGGCCAGCCGGCCCTGCGGTGTAAcggcctcccgccccccaaccGCCCGGCCTCATCCCCTGCGGCCAGACACCCGCTTGGGGGGCACTGGGCCCGGCCCTTGGACAGCCATGACTGCCAGGGTCCCAGCCCCCATGcaccccctgcacacagccacccgcccccagggcctgccccccataaccccaccccctgcacacagccacccgcccccagggcctgccccccataACCCCACACCCCCCTGCACACAGCCacccgcccccagggcctgccccccataaccccaccccctgcacacagccacccgcccccagggcctgccccccataACCCCACACCCCCCTGCACACAGCCacccgcccccagggcctgccccccataACCCCACACCCCCCTGCACACAGCCacccgcccccagggcctgccccccataACCCCACACCCCCCTGCACACAGCCACCTGCCCCGAGGGcctgccccacacatccccacaccctgcacacagccacccgcccccagggcctgccccccaccaccccaccccctgcacacagccacccgcccccagggcctgccccccaccaccccaccccctgcacacagccaCCCGCCCCCAGGGTctgccccccaccaccccaccccctgcacacagccacccgcccccagggcctgccccccaccaccccaccccctgcacacagccaCCCGCCCCCAGGGTctgccccccaccaccccaccccctgcacacagccacccgcccccagggcctgccgccccaccaccccaccccctgcacacagccaCCCGCCCCCAGGGTctgccccccaccaccccaccccctgcacacagccaCCCGCCCCCAGGGTctgccccccaccaccccaccccctgcacacagccaCCCGCCCCCAGGGTctgccccccaccaccccaccccctgcacacagccacccgcccccagggcctgccccccaccaccccaccccctgcacacagccaCCCGCCCCCAGGGTctgccccccaccaccccaccccctgcacacagccacccgcccccagggcctgccccccaccaccccaccccctgcacacagccacccgcccccagggcctgccccccaccacctcaccccctgcacacagccaCCCGCCCCGagggcctgccccccaccaccccaccccctgcacacagccacccgcccccagggcctgccccacaccctgcacacagccacccgcccccagggcctgccccacaccctgcacacagccacccgcccccagggcctgccccacaccctgcacacagCCACCCGCCCCCAGGGTCTGCCCCCCAcaaccccacaccctgcacacagCCACCCGCCCCCAGGGTctgccccccaccaccccaccccctgcacacagccacccgcccccagggcctgccccccaccaccccaccccctgcacacagccacccgcccccagggcctgccccccaccaccccaccccctgcacacagccaCCCGCCCCCAGGGCCTGGGCCCCCAGTTGCTGCCGAGCCCCTTCACAGCTGGGAGCTAGAGGAGTGGGGTGTCTGGCTGCAGtgtgggccctggggggggcaccCCGACTCTGCTCTGTGCTCTCATCCGGCACATGGCAACCGCTGCATGGATTGAAAACAACATGAAAAGCAGCATGGccacgcgcacacgcacacacacacaaacacacaaacacacacacatccacgcgcacacacacacacacacatgcacacacacacacccacacacacccacacacacacacacaaacacacacacatccacgcgcacacgcacacacatgcacacacacacacccacacacacacacacacacacacacaaacacacacacacccccacacccacacacacaaacacacactcccccccacacaaacacacacttccccccacacactcctccccccacacaaacacacacttccccccacacactcctccccccacacaaacactcactccccccccccccacacacatgtttaaactaggttcgttgggggacaggGCCCAAAACCCTGAGGAGAACGGGGATGTGGGATGCTGGGAAGAAACGCAAAGGGGAAGGAGCGGCAGAGGCGGCCCTGACTCGCTGCAGGAGGAGCACCGCTAGTCCGAATTAGGAGCGTTCATTCGAGCTGCCTCGCCCGTGCAGCGTGTCGCCGCGGGCAGGgggttcgaactacggggcactTAAAACTGGCggcgtccgggaacatgcaaatgacgtctgggatattttaatcccgggcttcatttgcaagttcgaatgccgccagtagccaccctagttggaactcgGGGGGCGGTGCAGACAGACCCTGAGAGAAGCTTCCGcatcacaggccctggttttcatgggggactttaatcaccctaaaagcgacgaggagccctgtggcaccgtCTAGACTAACAGAAGCCTTgtcacatctgacaaagtgggtctttgcccaccaaagcttctGCTCTAACCCAGCTGTTAGTCTCTaatcagggtctgtctacactacaaaagttAATTGGAAGTaccagccgttagtttgaattaactttcataggcgctacacaggcgaACCGCCAGTTGGAATGTAAATCgcactagcggagcgcttaattggaactaggtaaCCTCagtccacgaggactaagcctacttccaattaactagttcgaattaagggctgtgtagccccttaattcgaactagtgggaggctagagctccccagcttgccctggtggccactctgggcaccaccagggaaactcgtttgcccccctcccagccctggagcccttaaaggggcatgggctggctacggtgcccgtgccaggtgcaagcctgccagcacccagccagcagaccctgcacctggcacggcacgagccagccacccgatgccccccagccctccgcctcttcccgggaccaggctggcggctcccaggaacctgcccggggctgcaagaggcgggcgcccgcctgggctagtgcggagatcgtggacctcatggaggtttggggggaggcctccaacgtccacgacctccgcactaggcacaggaacgcagccacatgcgaacccaggagcaggtttgcatgaaaatcaagttggtccagtgagatccccgaccctgagccctgagcttagaacgtgAGAAcgggccgcactgggtcagaccaaaggtccatctagcccagtacctgtctgccgacagcggccagcaccagtgccccagaggggatggaccaaagacaatgactgCGGGTTCTCCCCGTGTCCCTAACGAGGCaccgcccctcccaccccacagctcccgaGAAGTTCAGACAGGGTCACGTTTTACAAAGGGATTTATACGCACTGCAGGGCAGACAGTCTAAAATCAGGCCTGGTGTGAACAGAGTGAGCAAGGAGATGTTATGTTCCCatcacacaagaactaggggtcacccaatgaaattaatgggcagcaggttgaaaTCAAAccaaaggcagtatttcttcacacagtgcacagtcaacctgtggaactcctcgccagaggaccttgccaagaccaggactttaacagggttcgagAAAGCActagataggtccatcagtggctattagccaggctgggcaggaagggtgtccctagcctttgtcggAGGCTGGgtt
This window encodes:
- the LOC102443745 gene encoding zymogen granule membrane protein 16 isoform X3; protein product: MLLQVLLVSLALLGHSAAERTGHKRHSFSGEYGSGSGTPFSYSGLHRRGVITALRVWEYSCSYIAGIQLQFAYTWGQAFGGERGTKHEVSLLRGERITQVSGKHSTYIYQLIISTNKGRIFFFGQPYGVSFNAIPEEPVEFLDFITGHHNGAALTGIGMHWAGPRRRGGRRAMVPVAGRSPGYPFE
- the LOC102443745 gene encoding zymogen granule membrane protein 16 isoform X2 codes for the protein MSWPWRSGDAEGPRLRMLLQVLLVSLALLGHSAAERTGHKRHSFSGEYGSGSGTPFSYSGLHRRGVITALRVWEYSCSYIAGIQLQFAYTWGQAFGGERGTKHEVSLLRGERITQVSGKHSTYIYQLIISTNKGRIFFFGQPYGVSFNAIPEEPVEFLDFITGHHNGAALTGIGMHWAGPRRRGGRRAMVPVAGRSPGYPFE
- the LOC102443745 gene encoding zymogen granule membrane protein 16 isoform X1, which translates into the protein MMLDRFYEACPPSLSCGSEARGRREAGGMLLQVLLVSLALLGHSAAERTGHKRHSFSGEYGSGSGTPFSYSGLHRRGVITALRVWEYSCSYIAGIQLQFAYTWGQAFGGERGTKHEVSLLRGERITQVSGKHSTYIYQLIISTNKGRIFFFGQPYGVSFNAIPEEPVEFLDFITGHHNGAALTGIGMHWAGPRRRGGRRAMVPVAGRSPGYPFE